A stretch of Candidatus Desulfarcum epimagneticum DNA encodes these proteins:
- the ppiC gene encoding peptidyl-prolyl cis-trans isomerase C (rotamase C) (Evidence 2a : Function from experimental evidences in other organisms; PubMedId : 7878732, 7925971, 8163020; Product type e : enzyme) produces MAKASARHILVKTQDQCEEIKKDIEGGSDFAEMARLHSQCPSGKRGGGDLGEFSPGQMVQEFDTVVFSGELGKIHGPVQTQFGYHLIEITNRTD; encoded by the coding sequence ATGGCAAAGGCGTCGGCCAGACACATTCTGGTGAAAACCCAAGATCAGTGCGAAGAGATTAAAAAAGACATCGAGGGCGGGTCCGATTTCGCTGAAATGGCCCGGCTTCATTCCCAATGCCCTTCGGGGAAGCGGGGCGGCGGAGATTTGGGGGAATTTTCCCCGGGTCAGATGGTTCAGGAATTCGACACCGTGGTTTTTTCAGGCGAGCTGGGAAAAATTCACGGCCCGGTCCAGACCCAGTTCGGATACCACCTCATTGAGATCACAAACCGGACGGATTAA
- a CDS encoding conserved hypothetical protein (Evidence 4 : Unknown function but conserved in other organisms), which yields MKKGVRKIPGPAIIEAAGTPPKRIEEYIGRVNSGDREVSVARMVSPAGWTEPAQRPEFTEYTVVLKGVLKAVFSDREVEIRAGQALVVEAGRRVQYSSPHKGGAEYIAVCLPAFSPETVGRDPG from the coding sequence ATGAAAAAAGGAGTCCGAAAAATACCCGGACCGGCCATTATCGAGGCCGCGGGAACGCCGCCCAAGCGCATTGAGGAATACATCGGAAGGGTGAATTCCGGGGACCGGGAGGTGAGCGTGGCCCGGATGGTCAGCCCGGCGGGGTGGACCGAGCCGGCCCAGCGGCCTGAGTTCACGGAATACACCGTGGTCCTCAAGGGGGTTTTAAAGGCGGTTTTTTCAGACAGGGAAGTGGAGATCAGGGCCGGCCAGGCCCTGGTTGTGGAAGCGGGGCGGCGGGTTCAGTACAGCTCCCCCCATAAGGGGGGGGCCGAGTATATCGCCGTTTGTCTGCCGGCTTTTTCCCCGGAGACCGTCGGCCGGGACCCTGGGTAG
- a CDS encoding conserved hypothetical protein (Evidence 4 : Unknown function but conserved in other organisms), with protein MANPNNNKKVSRKELLNEPDEFIHFSKKALDFIVRRKVPVLSAVVGFFAILAAVALIRSTIEKSETASFEMLNQAAQKYQEALSENDEQKAYLAAKEHFEAVIEKYPGKGGGKLAKLAYADLRAKAGEIDGAIALYQTAIKDFADRPDIRAMALNGLAYAFEAKKDYKAAATHFERLTKDPGYPMEDEALFNAGRMWAAAGDAQKSAAFFKRLKEEQKDSPYARLTE; from the coding sequence ATGGCAAACCCGAACAACAACAAAAAAGTGTCAAGGAAAGAGCTGCTCAACGAGCCGGATGAATTCATCCACTTTTCAAAAAAAGCCCTGGATTTCATCGTCCGGCGCAAAGTCCCGGTCCTTTCAGCCGTGGTCGGATTCTTCGCCATCCTCGCGGCCGTCGCGCTGATCCGGAGCACGATCGAAAAATCCGAGACGGCCTCATTTGAAATGCTCAATCAGGCGGCCCAGAAATACCAGGAGGCGCTGTCTGAAAACGACGAACAGAAGGCCTACCTGGCGGCCAAAGAACATTTTGAGGCCGTGATTGAAAAATACCCGGGCAAAGGCGGCGGAAAGCTGGCCAAATTGGCCTACGCGGACCTGCGCGCCAAAGCCGGGGAAATCGACGGGGCCATCGCCCTTTACCAGACCGCGATCAAGGATTTCGCCGACCGGCCCGACATTCGCGCCATGGCGCTCAACGGCCTGGCCTACGCCTTTGAGGCCAAAAAGGATTACAAAGCCGCCGCGACGCATTTTGAGCGCCTGACAAAAGACCCGGGCTATCCCATGGAGGACGAGGCCCTTTTCAACGCGGGCCGGATGTGGGCCGCGGCCGGGGACGCCCAGAAAAGCGCCGCGTTTTTCAAACGGCTCAAAGAGGAGCAGAAAGACTCGCCTTACGCCAGGCTGACGGAATGA
- a CDS encoding Ribokinase, producing the protein MSETTEKWAAAAGSALIDILIRENDAFLEKIGAVKGGMKLVDEQTIEKALAMTPARPEIVPGGSACNTACGIGKLGGRVRFLGKCGDDEMGRLFEKGLEKNQTRPDMVRSPSSSTGRVLSIITPDAQRSMLTFLGASAETRPDEMTPKRFENAAIVHLEGYMMFNPDLMEAALKAASASGARVSLDLASFTVVEESRDALIRLTEKYVDIVMANEDEARVFSGENDETAALEWMGEKAGVAALKVGERGSLISARGKIIPVAPAGDGESALDTTGAGDLWASGFLYGLLNGLPIEKCGELGSRCGFEACRVVGAHIPEDRWKDIRKIL; encoded by the coding sequence GTGAGCGAAACAACCGAAAAATGGGCCGCGGCGGCGGGCTCGGCCCTCATCGACATACTGATCCGGGAAAACGACGCATTTCTTGAAAAAATCGGGGCCGTGAAAGGCGGCATGAAACTGGTGGATGAGCAAACCATCGAAAAGGCCCTGGCCATGACCCCGGCCCGGCCCGAGATCGTCCCCGGGGGCTCGGCGTGCAACACCGCGTGCGGAATCGGAAAACTCGGGGGCCGGGTCCGGTTCCTGGGCAAATGCGGCGACGACGAAATGGGGCGTCTTTTTGAAAAAGGGCTTGAAAAAAACCAGACCCGCCCGGACATGGTCCGCTCGCCCTCCTCCTCCACGGGACGGGTCCTTTCCATCATCACCCCGGACGCCCAGCGCTCCATGCTCACCTTCCTGGGGGCCTCGGCGGAGACCCGGCCGGACGAGATGACCCCAAAACGTTTTGAAAACGCCGCCATCGTCCATCTGGAGGGCTACATGATGTTCAACCCGGACCTGATGGAAGCGGCCCTGAAGGCGGCTTCGGCGTCCGGGGCCCGGGTGTCTCTGGATCTGGCCAGCTTCACCGTGGTGGAGGAGTCCCGGGACGCGCTCATCCGGCTGACGGAAAAATATGTGGATATCGTGATGGCCAACGAGGACGAGGCCCGCGTCTTTTCCGGGGAAAACGACGAGACGGCGGCCCTGGAATGGATGGGCGAAAAAGCCGGCGTCGCGGCCCTGAAGGTGGGCGAGCGGGGAAGCCTCATTTCCGCCCGCGGAAAAATCATCCCTGTGGCGCCCGCCGGGGACGGCGAAAGCGCCCTGGACACCACCGGCGCCGGGGATTTATGGGCGTCGGGATTCCTTTACGGGCTTTTAAACGGCCTTCCCATTGAAAAATGCGGGGAACTGGGCTCCCGGTGCGGCTTTGAGGCGTGCCGGGTGGTGGGCGCCCATATTCCCGAAGACCGGTGGAAAGACATACGCAAAATCCTGTGA